The following are encoded in a window of Fibrobacter succinogenes genomic DNA:
- a CDS encoding BRO family protein encodes MKSEEIKTLFEKFQAIACEYQGVECWSARDLSTLLGYTKWERFSNAIEKAKEACKNAGEIVDDHFPGAGKMIHLAKGAVREVDDYMLTRYACYLIAQNGDSRKPEISFAQNYFAVIRSKGDQALFNIDTNLLKRKYNVPASRPLADFLPTVSIKAKDLAAEMTSVKTQTKNLFGQKKIEKEHVDNNRAVRKMLLDRGIVPENLPASEDVKKVARRLKATDASLLKFQKRKSNIIFPVLEK; translated from the coding sequence ATGAAGTCCGAAGAGATCAAGACTCTGTTCGAAAAGTTCCAAGCTATTGCTTGCGAATACCAAGGGGTGGAATGTTGGAGTGCTCGTGACTTGAGTACGTTACTTGGATATACTAAATGGGAGCGTTTTAGTAATGCTATTGAAAAGGCGAAGGAAGCCTGTAAAAATGCAGGCGAAATTGTAGATGATCATTTTCCCGGCGCCGGGAAAATGATCCATCTTGCAAAGGGGGCGGTACGTGAAGTTGATGACTATATGCTTACTCGCTACGCTTGTTATCTGATTGCTCAGAATGGTGATTCTCGCAAGCCGGAAATATCTTTTGCGCAGAATTATTTTGCCGTTATCCGTTCCAAGGGCGATCAGGCGTTGTTCAACATTGATACGAATCTCTTAAAGCGTAAGTATAATGTCCCTGCGAGTCGCCCGCTGGCAGATTTTTTGCCTACGGTAAGTATCAAGGCTAAGGATCTTGCTGCGGAAATGACTTCTGTCAAAACTCAAACAAAAAATCTTTTTGGACAAAAGAAAATTGAGAAGGAACATGTGGATAACAATCGCGCTGTCCGCAAAATGCTTCTTGATCGTGGTATTGTTCCCGAAAATTTGCCTGCAAGTGAAGATGTTAAGAAGGTGGCGCGTCGTTTGAAAGCGACTGACGCGTCTCTTTTGAAATTTCAAAAAAGAAAAAGTAATATCATTTTCCCGGTGTTGGAAAAATGA